A stretch of Lathyrus oleraceus cultivar Zhongwan6 chromosome 6, CAAS_Psat_ZW6_1.0, whole genome shotgun sequence DNA encodes these proteins:
- the LOC127094788 gene encoding uncharacterized protein LOC127094788 has translation MGSKKKNNLPLKFKFPRVDTLLALSSKITPCKKRNFICRYGQILDLLTTYVNVSALVALSQYYDPSLICFTFKGFQLALTIEEYEKLLGLFVKDHPPFAMLGELLMSESVFEALHLSVEEVALGLGPKGFSRKLLEEKAWALEKEGKLVPLSATLALLIYGVVLFLNDDNYINPSIISVFVSGNPVPALVYDVYYCLHTRREKRKGVVLSYASLLYTWLLSHTPQNGPWVNFLKDLRWSQKFSSLTAEVVVWYHPTSNIEQVIVSCGDFLNVPFMGPRGCINYNPSLAMRQLGYLMENETRDEFLKDFTLPSLGAENQTLLQKVKQAWTQIHRKDKELGKRDCRAKKPYC, from the coding sequence ATGGGATCAAAAAAGAAGAATAACCTTCCACTTAAGTTCAAGTTTCCAAGAGTGGATACTCTCTTGGCTCTCAGTAGCAAAATTACTCCTTGTAAGAAGAGAAACTTCATTTGCAGATATGGACAGATCCTGGATCTTCTTACTACCTATGTAAACGTATCAGCCTTGGTTGCCTTATCTCAGTATTATGATCCATCACTTATATGCTTTACATTCAAAGGCTTTCAGTTGGCTCTGACCATTGAAGAGTATGAGAAGCTTCTAGGTTTGTTTGTGAAAGACCACCCTCCCTTTGCAATGTTAGGTGAACTATTGATGTCTGAATCAGTCTTTGAAGCACTCCACTTATCTGTTGAAGAGGTAGCCCTTGGTTTGGGACCTAAGGGGTTTTCTAGGAAACTCTTGGAAGAAAAGGCATGGGCCTTGGAGAAAGAAGGGAAATTGGTACCCCTAAGTGCTACTCTAGCCCTTCTGATTTATGGAGTCGTCCTGTTTCTAAATGACGACAACTACATAAACCCTTCCATCATCAGTGTGTTTGTATCTGGGAATCCTGTCCCTGCCTTAGTGTATGATGTGTATTACTGCTTACACACTAGGCGTGAAAAGAGGAAGGGCGTGGTACTGAGTTATGCTTCATTGTTGTACACTTGGCTCTTATCTCACACACCTCAAAATGGGCCTTGGGTAAACTTCTTAAAAGACTTGAGGTGGTCTCAGAAGTTTTCTTCCCTTACTGCTGAAGTTGTGGTTTGGTATCATCCTACTTCTAACATAGAACAAGTTATCGTGAGTTGTGGAGACTTCCTGAATGTGCCATTCATGGGTCCACgaggttgcattaattacaaccccTCGTTGGCCATGAGACAGTTGGGATATTTGATGGAGAATGAAACTAGGGATGAATTTCTGAAGGACTTCACCTTACCCAGTTTAGGAGCAGAGAACCAAACTCTGTTGCAAAAGGTTAAACAAGCTTGGACTCAGATTCATCGAAAAGACAAAGAGCTAGGAAAACGTGATTGTCGAGCTAAAAAGCCATATTGCTAG